One stretch of Pseudomonas fluorescens Q2-87 DNA includes these proteins:
- a CDS encoding alginate export family protein — protein MVCMTRWSRTLLAFGLPLTAQAAWAGYTFEEGALKGEVNLSAGAATLSTRNVNFGSGRVDMRSRSNDGTKIDWQEFYVKPGVTLDYALQPDFSLLAGGSLVAATTVGDGDAGGFTRSSDGDVALEELYGGFRAGEWKFTAGRQNYMIGNGFIVMDGNLDQLKDGAYWLAPRTAFKDSAILAWDHGALKTQAFTLRTDDDLGDFRMTGVNLDYNLDSQVTLGAMAMKVNALAPKGTTPLSRDGMQVYNVRALNAKMPGLPALTLNAEYALQRGNGSGVDYHAKAWYGQADYAFDTLPLTPVLGYRYASFSGDSDLSDNRQESWDPLSKGFIDWATWLVGDVVGNYLLFNSNENVQQFSLKTHLNETLTLGAIHYQFWLDEKNYLGAAVSDRRFADESVIFLDWAASKSLTTSLSYNWVKPMAAAKQVFGDDQKFSALELYLTYRY, from the coding sequence ATGGTTTGCATGACACGTTGGTCCCGAACGCTGTTGGCGTTCGGCTTACCCCTGACCGCCCAAGCCGCTTGGGCGGGATACACCTTCGAGGAAGGCGCCCTCAAGGGCGAGGTCAATCTTAGCGCCGGTGCGGCGACACTCTCCACGCGCAACGTCAATTTCGGCAGTGGTCGGGTGGACATGCGTAGCCGCAGCAACGACGGCACGAAAATCGACTGGCAGGAATTCTACGTCAAGCCTGGCGTCACGCTGGACTACGCCTTGCAGCCGGATTTCAGTCTGTTGGCCGGCGGTTCACTCGTGGCCGCGACCACGGTAGGTGATGGTGATGCCGGTGGTTTCACGCGCAGCTCCGATGGTGATGTGGCGCTGGAGGAGTTGTACGGTGGTTTCCGGGCTGGGGAGTGGAAGTTCACGGCTGGCCGGCAGAACTACATGATCGGCAACGGCTTTATCGTCATGGACGGCAACCTCGATCAGCTCAAGGACGGTGCCTATTGGCTCGCGCCAAGAACGGCGTTCAAGGATTCGGCGATCCTGGCCTGGGACCACGGCGCCCTGAAGACCCAGGCGTTCACCCTGCGCACCGATGACGATCTGGGAGATTTCCGGATGACCGGTGTCAACCTGGACTACAACCTTGATAGCCAGGTGACGTTGGGCGCCATGGCGATGAAGGTCAACGCGCTTGCGCCCAAGGGCACGACGCCATTGAGCCGGGACGGCATGCAGGTGTACAACGTCCGGGCTCTCAACGCCAAGATGCCGGGGTTGCCGGCGCTGACGCTGAACGCCGAATATGCGCTGCAGCGGGGCAACGGTTCCGGAGTCGATTACCACGCCAAGGCGTGGTATGGCCAGGCGGACTATGCCTTCGACACGTTACCGCTGACGCCTGTCCTGGGTTATCGCTACGCCAGTTTCTCCGGTGACAGTGATCTCAGCGACAATCGCCAGGAGTCCTGGGACCCGCTCAGCAAAGGGTTTATCGATTGGGCAACCTGGCTGGTGGGCGATGTCGTTGGCAATTACCTGCTGTTCAACAGCAACGAAAACGTCCAACAGTTTTCTCTCAAGACTCATCTCAATGAAACCCTGACACTCGGTGCGATTCACTACCAGTTCTGGTTGGACGAGAAAAACTACCTGGGGGCAGCGGTCAGTGACCGGCGCTTCGCCGACGAGAGCGTCATCTTCCTGGATTGGGCGGCGTCGAAGTCACTCACCACCTCGCTGTCCTATAACTGGGTCAAGCCAATGGCCGCGGCCAAGCAAGTGTTTGGCGACGATCAGAAGTTCAGCGCGCTGGAACTCTATCTCACCTACCGCTACTAA
- a CDS encoding type I secretion system permease/ATPase: protein MGFLLDPRHDIDAALLSYRRVFWSLALFSGVINLLVLVPSLYMMQVYDRVLTSRNETTLFMLTLIALGLFMFSALIEWVRGEVMIRMSAGLDEALGERIFDAAFARSLREHNANPAQVLSDLATLRQLITGQGLIALLDAPWLPIFLLVAFIFHPWFGVLTLVLALVLIGLALWGELATRSRLGEANRLGVQSSIYVNSTLHNAEVIQALGMLGPLRQRWSLLQRRIIAAQAHASDRGARITSATRFVRISGQSLALGLGALLVLEGQLSAGMMIAMSLLLGRALAPVEIAIGSWKQFNSGRQSYQRLSQLLTQHPRERLRMPLPPPTGAVRLEQLYVGPPGATQPILRGIHFSLAKGEVLAVVGPSASGKSTLARAMVGVWPAMGGSVRLDEAEISQWTHDALGPHLGYLPQDIELFDGTVADNIARFGEQDADKIIAAGRHAGIHEMILRFPKGYDTPLGPGGLGLSGGQKQRLGLARALYGRPSLIVLDEPNSNLDEAGELALIQAINVLKAAGSTVVLITHRPSVLAVVDHILVLKDGTQQAFGPRERVLKALMPGPRAAAVREAGEDA, encoded by the coding sequence ATGGGGTTTCTACTTGATCCGCGTCATGACATCGATGCTGCCTTACTGAGCTACCGCCGCGTGTTCTGGTCGTTGGCGCTGTTCAGTGGTGTCATCAATCTACTGGTGCTGGTGCCGTCGCTGTACATGATGCAGGTGTACGACCGGGTCCTCACCAGCCGCAACGAAACCACGTTGTTCATGCTCACCCTGATTGCCTTGGGGCTGTTCATGTTCAGTGCCCTGATCGAATGGGTACGCGGCGAGGTGATGATTCGCATGAGCGCAGGGCTGGACGAGGCCCTGGGCGAGCGGATTTTCGATGCGGCGTTCGCCCGCAGCCTGCGCGAGCACAACGCCAACCCGGCGCAAGTGCTCAGCGATCTGGCCACGCTGCGGCAGTTGATCACCGGCCAGGGCCTGATCGCCTTGCTCGATGCGCCTTGGCTGCCGATCTTTCTGCTGGTGGCGTTCATTTTTCATCCCTGGTTCGGTGTGCTGACGCTGGTGCTGGCCTTGGTGCTGATCGGCCTGGCGCTGTGGGGCGAACTGGCGACGCGTTCGCGCCTGGGGGAAGCCAATCGGTTGGGCGTGCAGTCGTCGATTTATGTGAACAGCACGCTGCACAACGCTGAAGTCATCCAGGCCCTGGGCATGCTCGGGCCGTTGCGCCAACGCTGGAGCCTGCTACAGCGACGCATCATCGCTGCCCAGGCCCACGCCAGCGACCGTGGCGCACGCATCACGTCTGCGACCCGTTTCGTGCGGATTTCCGGGCAGTCCCTGGCCCTGGGCCTCGGAGCGTTGCTGGTGCTTGAGGGGCAATTGTCGGCGGGCATGATGATTGCGATGTCGCTGTTGCTGGGCCGGGCCCTGGCGCCCGTGGAAATTGCCATCGGCTCGTGGAAACAATTCAATTCCGGCCGCCAGAGCTATCAGCGCCTGAGCCAATTGCTGACCCAACACCCACGTGAGCGCCTGCGCATGCCTTTGCCCCCGCCCACCGGTGCGGTACGCCTGGAGCAGCTGTATGTCGGCCCGCCCGGGGCCACGCAACCGATCCTGCGGGGCATTCATTTCAGCCTGGCCAAAGGCGAAGTACTCGCTGTCGTCGGCCCCAGCGCCAGCGGTAAATCGACCCTGGCCAGGGCAATGGTCGGGGTGTGGCCAGCCATGGGCGGGTCGGTGCGCCTGGACGAGGCCGAAATCAGCCAATGGACCCACGACGCCCTCGGCCCGCACCTGGGCTACCTGCCGCAGGACATCGAGCTGTTCGACGGTACGGTGGCCGACAACATTGCCCGCTTCGGTGAGCAGGATGCCGACAAAATCATCGCCGCCGGGCGGCACGCGGGTATTCACGAGATGATCCTGAGGTTTCCCAAGGGCTACGACACGCCGCTGGGGCCAGGCGGGCTTGGCTTGTCCGGCGGCCAGAAGCAGCGCCTGGGCCTGGCTCGGGCGCTCTACGGACGACCTTCACTGATTGTGCTCGATGAGCCCAATTCCAATCTCGACGAGGCCGGCGAGCTGGCGCTGATCCAGGCCATCAATGTGCTCAAGGCAGCTGGCAGCACGGTGGTACTGATTACCCATCGGCCCAGTGTGCTGGCCGTGGTCGATCACATCCTGGTGCTCAAGGACGGGACTCAACAGGCCTTCGGTCCACGGGAACGGGTACTCAAGGCACTGATGCCGGGGCCGAGGGCGGCAGCGGTCAGGGAGGCGGGCGAAGATGCGTGA
- a CDS encoding TetR/AcrR family transcriptional regulator, with protein MSGLRERQKAERRQAISKAAVELFERQGFQTTTIEQIASQAGVSAPTVFKYFGNKQEIILEILHEADRRALKDTRSQIPEIQDPVQALCYLERLLTGYALEVMHPSLWRELLPLILFGGDNGLPEGYRAMNDALRAEISGLIRELQQAGKLRPDLDVELAAFLLNDYSHLQLYRLVNQEQPDVEAHSAQVRRITELLFYGMRA; from the coding sequence GTGAGCGGACTGCGTGAACGTCAGAAAGCCGAACGCCGCCAAGCCATCAGCAAGGCCGCCGTCGAATTGTTCGAACGCCAGGGTTTCCAGACCACCACCATCGAACAGATCGCCAGCCAGGCCGGTGTATCGGCCCCTACGGTGTTCAAGTATTTCGGCAACAAGCAGGAGATCATCCTCGAAATTCTCCACGAGGCCGACCGGCGTGCGCTCAAGGACACCCGCAGCCAGATTCCTGAAATCCAAGACCCGGTCCAAGCGCTGTGTTATCTGGAGCGCCTGTTGACCGGTTACGCGTTGGAAGTCATGCACCCAAGCCTGTGGCGCGAGTTGCTGCCGCTGATCCTGTTTGGTGGCGACAACGGATTGCCCGAAGGTTATCGCGCCATGAACGATGCGCTCAGGGCCGAAATCAGTGGGCTGATCAGGGAGTTGCAGCAGGCCGGCAAACTGCGGCCCGACCTTGACGTTGAGTTGGCCGCGTTCCTGCTGAACGACTATTCGCACCTGCAACTGTATCGGCTGGTCAACCAGGAGCAGCCGGACGTCGAAGCTCATTCCGCCCAGGTCAGGCGCATCACCGAACTGCTGTTCTACGGCATGCGCGCCTGA
- a CDS encoding polyamine ABC transporter substrate-binding protein: MNKFLRNTLLGAVVSLSVSGATLAEERTVRIYNWIEYLPPEILKSFQEETGIRPIYDVFDSVETLESKLLTGNSGYDVVYPSSSNVSHMIAAGAVQPLDRSQLPNWQHLDPEFMKSLEAVGDPGNRYAAPYLWGTTLIGYNVDMVRKALGADVQMNTWDILFKEENMAKLASCGVGLLDAANEIVPIALHYEGLDPNSQKREDYPRAQAAMLKVRPYITYFNSSRYGMDLANGEICVGVGWSGGVALAKRLAEDAGKGVKVEMALPKEGAPMWSDVMMVPTNAPHVAEAYAFINYILRPDVIARISNKIGYPNPNKDATALVNPEIRNNPAMYVPDEARKTLFALAPVPAAVERIRTRTWITIKTQR; the protein is encoded by the coding sequence ATGAACAAGTTTTTGCGTAACACCTTGCTGGGCGCAGTCGTTTCCTTGTCGGTAAGTGGGGCAACCCTTGCCGAGGAGCGGACGGTGCGGATCTACAACTGGATCGAGTACCTGCCGCCGGAGATCCTGAAAAGCTTCCAGGAAGAAACCGGGATCCGCCCGATCTACGACGTCTTTGATAGCGTCGAAACCTTGGAGTCGAAACTGCTGACCGGTAACTCCGGGTACGACGTGGTGTACCCAAGCAGTTCCAATGTCAGCCACATGATCGCCGCCGGGGCAGTGCAGCCGCTGGACCGCAGCCAATTGCCGAACTGGCAACACCTGGACCCCGAGTTCATGAAATCCCTCGAAGCGGTGGGTGACCCGGGCAACCGTTACGCGGCGCCGTACCTGTGGGGCACGACGTTGATCGGCTACAACGTCGACATGGTCCGCAAGGCGTTGGGTGCCGATGTGCAAATGAACACCTGGGACATTCTTTTCAAGGAAGAGAACATGGCCAAGCTGGCCAGTTGCGGCGTCGGCTTGCTCGACGCCGCCAACGAAATCGTGCCGATTGCCCTGCATTACGAAGGCCTCGATCCCAACAGCCAGAAACGCGAGGATTACCCGCGGGCCCAGGCGGCGATGCTCAAGGTCCGTCCCTACATCACTTATTTCAATTCGTCGCGCTACGGCATGGACCTGGCCAACGGTGAGATCTGCGTCGGGGTCGGTTGGTCCGGCGGCGTAGCCTTGGCCAAACGACTGGCAGAAGATGCAGGGAAGGGGGTCAAGGTGGAGATGGCCTTGCCCAAGGAAGGCGCACCGATGTGGTCGGACGTGATGATGGTGCCGACCAACGCGCCCCATGTCGCGGAAGCCTACGCGTTCATCAATTACATCTTGCGTCCGGACGTCATTGCGCGGATCAGCAACAAGATCGGCTACCCCAACCCGAACAAGGACGCGACGGCGCTGGTCAATCCTGAGATCCGCAACAACCCGGCGATGTATGTGCCGGACGAGGCGCGCAAGACCCTGTTCGCATTGGCGCCCGTGCCGGCAGCGGTGGAGCGGATTCGTACCCGCACCTGGATCACCATCAAGACTCAGCGTTGA
- the gabP gene encoding GABA permease: protein MTSPSFKDSNGHLAQGFKPRHVTMLSIAGIIGAGLFVGSGHAIAAAGPAVMLAYLFSGLLVVLVMRMLGEMAVANPDTGSFSTYADQAIGRWAGFTIGWLYWWFWVLVIPIEALAAGHVLNQWFPAIDAWLFASVSIVALAVTNLFSVSKYGEFEFWFAMAKVVAIIGFISLGFAVLMGWIPEREASGLSRLMEEHGGFAPNGLSAVVGAFITIMFSFIGTEAVTIAAAESDNPAQNIAKATRSVIWRIGVFYLLSIFVVISVVPWDDPLLASVGSYQRALELMNIPHAKFLVDVVVLIAVASCMNSSIYIASRMLYSLGRRGDAPKALKVTSSAGVPRSAVIASTVLGAGITLFSYFMPAGLFQFLLASSGAIALLVYLVIAISQLRMRRMLQRQNIELPFRMWLFPWLTWLVIVFISAALAVMMVAPEHRSEVSTTLGLALIISLIGLLTSRHPPEPERVASLG, encoded by the coding sequence ATGACCAGCCCCAGTTTCAAGGATTCGAACGGACATCTGGCACAGGGCTTCAAGCCTCGTCACGTCACTATGTTGTCCATTGCCGGAATCATCGGTGCAGGTCTGTTCGTGGGATCGGGCCATGCCATCGCCGCCGCCGGCCCGGCCGTCATGCTGGCCTACCTGTTTTCCGGGTTGCTGGTGGTCCTGGTCATGCGCATGTTGGGTGAGATGGCGGTCGCCAACCCGGACACTGGCTCCTTCTCCACATATGCCGATCAAGCCATCGGACGCTGGGCGGGCTTCACCATCGGTTGGCTCTACTGGTGGTTCTGGGTGTTGGTGATTCCTATCGAGGCGCTGGCCGCCGGTCATGTATTGAATCAATGGTTTCCCGCCATCGATGCCTGGTTGTTTGCCTCGGTGTCGATCGTGGCGCTGGCCGTGACGAATTTGTTCAGCGTGTCCAAGTACGGCGAGTTCGAGTTCTGGTTCGCCATGGCCAAGGTCGTGGCGATCATCGGCTTCATCTCCCTGGGTTTTGCTGTGCTGATGGGGTGGATTCCCGAACGTGAAGCCAGCGGCCTGAGTCGGTTGATGGAGGAGCATGGCGGGTTCGCCCCCAACGGCTTGTCGGCGGTGGTGGGAGCGTTCATTACCATCATGTTCAGTTTTATCGGCACGGAGGCGGTGACCATCGCGGCGGCTGAATCCGATAATCCCGCGCAGAACATCGCCAAGGCCACTCGTTCGGTGATCTGGCGTATCGGTGTGTTCTACCTGCTGTCGATCTTCGTGGTCATTTCCGTGGTACCTTGGGACGATCCGCTCCTCGCTTCAGTGGGGTCCTACCAGCGTGCATTGGAGCTGATGAACATCCCTCACGCCAAATTCCTGGTGGACGTGGTGGTGCTGATTGCCGTGGCCAGTTGCATGAACTCCTCGATCTATATCGCTTCGCGGATGCTGTACTCCCTGGGGCGCCGTGGCGATGCGCCAAAGGCATTGAAGGTGACGTCATCGGCCGGCGTTCCGAGGTCTGCAGTCATTGCCAGTACCGTGCTGGGTGCTGGTATCACCTTGTTCAGTTATTTCATGCCCGCCGGGCTGTTCCAGTTCTTGCTCGCCAGCTCCGGCGCCATCGCCTTGCTGGTGTACCTGGTGATCGCCATTTCACAGTTGCGCATGCGGCGGATGTTGCAGCGCCAGAATATCGAGTTGCCTTTTCGCATGTGGCTGTTTCCCTGGTTGACCTGGTTGGTCATCGTGTTCATTTCGGCGGCGCTGGCAGTGATGATGGTTGCGCCCGAGCACCGCAGCGAGGTCAGTACAACCCTGGGCCTGGCGCTGATCATTTCTCTTATCGGCCTGCTGACGTCGCGGCATCCGCCCGAGCCGGAGCGGGTCGCTTCCCTCGGCTAG
- a CDS encoding HlyD family type I secretion periplasmic adaptor subunit, translated as MRDLTPAAQTFSEQGLSVRNSTLLPSASTDARGAARYGVGFLVLTLGGFLLWACLAPLDQGVVGSGTVVVAGERKAVQSLVGGVVEKLLVSDGDRVTQGQLLVQLNTVQAQSQLDVTLGKLLNDRSVEARLIAERIGAAEIQWPAELLERADEPRVKAAMALQNQLFITRRAELGSRLQIIEHEAAALQQQLQGYEGVKRNYDAQMRFQQQELEGLRDLAREGYVPRNKLFEAERNAAQLAGQIASGVGDVGRTRQAINESRLKALQAQQEFRRDAETQLSEVSAEAAGYADQIRALQFEVDNGAIRAPVSGQVMDLSIHTVGGVAQAGQTLMQVVPLDAPMAITARFEPLMANKLRPGLPVHVHFTALQRVDTPTVTGTVTTVSADQLINEQTHQPYFSAKVEIPADTVASLQSAGLLVRPGMLADVTVVTGERTLMNYLMKPLRERLLAAFKEE; from the coding sequence ATGCGTGATCTGACACCGGCGGCACAAACGTTCAGCGAGCAAGGGCTGAGCGTGCGCAATTCAACTTTGCTGCCCAGCGCCAGTACCGACGCCAGGGGCGCGGCGCGCTACGGGGTGGGTTTTCTGGTCTTGACGCTGGGAGGTTTCCTGCTTTGGGCCTGCCTGGCGCCGCTCGACCAAGGCGTGGTCGGCAGCGGCACCGTAGTGGTGGCGGGCGAACGCAAGGCGGTGCAGTCGCTGGTGGGCGGCGTGGTGGAAAAACTGCTGGTCAGCGACGGCGACCGTGTCACCCAAGGGCAGCTGTTGGTGCAGCTCAACACCGTGCAGGCCCAGTCGCAACTGGACGTGACCTTGGGCAAATTGCTCAATGACCGCAGCGTTGAGGCGCGGCTGATTGCCGAGCGTATAGGCGCTGCCGAGATCCAATGGCCCGCTGAATTGCTTGAGCGTGCCGATGAGCCACGGGTCAAGGCTGCGATGGCTTTGCAGAACCAGTTGTTCATCACCCGTCGCGCTGAGCTGGGCAGCCGCTTGCAGATCATCGAGCACGAAGCCGCGGCGTTGCAGCAGCAATTGCAAGGCTACGAGGGCGTCAAGCGCAACTACGATGCGCAGATGCGCTTCCAGCAGCAGGAGCTTGAAGGCCTGCGGGACCTGGCCCGAGAAGGCTACGTGCCGCGCAATAAACTTTTCGAGGCCGAGCGCAACGCCGCCCAACTGGCGGGGCAGATCGCGTCCGGGGTGGGCGACGTCGGCAGGACGCGCCAGGCGATCAACGAAAGCCGGCTCAAGGCCTTGCAGGCGCAACAGGAATTTCGTCGCGATGCCGAAACCCAACTGAGCGAAGTCTCGGCCGAAGCCGCAGGGTACGCCGATCAGATCCGCGCCTTGCAGTTCGAAGTCGACAACGGTGCGATCCGCGCCCCGGTATCGGGGCAGGTCATGGACCTGAGCATCCATACCGTGGGCGGTGTCGCGCAGGCCGGCCAAACCCTGATGCAAGTGGTGCCACTGGACGCGCCGATGGCGATCACGGCGCGTTTCGAGCCGCTGATGGCCAACAAATTGCGCCCGGGGCTGCCGGTGCATGTGCATTTCACCGCGCTGCAACGGGTGGATACGCCGACGGTGACCGGCACAGTGACCACCGTATCGGCGGATCAGTTGATCAATGAGCAGACGCACCAGCCGTACTTTTCCGCCAAGGTCGAGATTCCCGCCGACACCGTCGCATCGTTGCAGAGCGCCGGCCTGCTGGTGCGTCCGGGCATGCTCGCCGATGTCACCGTGGTGACCGGCGAGCGCACGTTGATGAACTACCTGATGAAACCTTTGCGCGAGCGCTTGTTGGCCGCCTTCAAGGAGGAATGA